A DNA window from Arachis duranensis cultivar V14167 chromosome 3, aradu.V14167.gnm2.J7QH, whole genome shotgun sequence contains the following coding sequences:
- the LOC127745606 gene encoding ABC transporter G family member 1-like, with amino-acid sequence MSLIPGVIAYYLSGLHRGLERFMYFSFVLFACVMWVESLMMVVSSVFSNPNMGITICGGIVGVMILTAGFYRLPNDLPKPFWKYPMYFVSFHKYAFQGLFKNEFLGLTLARDQGGDRGTYLGDKEILRNIWQVEMGHNKWVDLAIMFGIIVFYRVMFLAITKIKEKIKA; translated from the coding sequence ATGTCACTGATTCCGGGAGTAATAGCCTACTACCTCTCTGGACTCCACAGAGGCCTTGAACGCTTCATGTATTTCTCTTTTGTGTTATTTGCATGTGTGATGTGGGTTGAAAGCCTCATGATGGTTGTTTCAAGTGTTTTCTCCAACCCCAACATGGGAATCACAATCTGTGGTGGAATTGTGGGAGTGATGATCCTAACTGCTGGGTTCTATAGGCTGCCAAATGATCTTCCAAAACCATTTTGGAAATATCCCATGTACTTTGTTTCTTTTCATAAGTATGCATTCCAAGGACTGTTCAAGAATGAGTTTCTTGGATTAACGTTGGCTAGAGATCAAGGTGGAGACAGAGGCACCTATCTTGGTGATAAAGAGATACTGAGAAATATATGGCAAGTGGAAATGGGACACAATAAGTGGGTTGATCTTGCTATCATGTTTGGGATAATTGTTTTCTATAGGGTCATGTTCTTGGCAATCACCAAGATTAAAGAGAAGATAAAGGCTTGA
- the LOC107481533 gene encoding ABC transporter G family member 1-like, producing the protein MTFPDYYEPSSIAVESNNNTIEEEGIFLTWKDLHVSVPSGKKYAYGRKPILKGLTGYAKPAQLLAIMGPSGCGKSTLLDALAGRLGSNTKQTGKILINGRKEALAYGTSAYVTHDDAVLATLTVGEAVNYSAQLQFPNSMSKREKEERAISTITQMGLQDATNTMIGGCLSKGLSEGQKRRLSICIQILTSPSLLLLDEPTSGLDSAASYYVMTRIASLKARDGIKRTIVASIHQPSSQLFQLFQDLCLLSCGETVYFGPTSAATKFFASRGFPCPPLHNPADHFLRIINKDFKMVEEDCFHIGMKNEDTVKILVKFYSSCKINKQVRKEVATICEKEYGFVERKRRQASFITQCNILLRRSSLHLFRDVSNYWLRIAIFTIAAVSLGTIFLDVTSSDASIQARGSLVSFVASVLTFITLLGGFPPFVEQMKVKNCSQTM; encoded by the exons ATGACCTTCCCTGACTATTATGAGCCTAGTTCTATTGCTGTTGaatctaataataataccaTTGAGGAGGAGGGTATATTTTTGACATGGAAGGATTTGCATGTGAGTGTTCCAAGTGGAAAGAAATATGCATATGGTCGGAAACCAATATTGAAGGGCCTAACTGGCTATGCCAAGCCAGCCCAACTCTTGGCTATTATGGGTCCTTCTGGCTGCGGCAAGTCCACCCTTCTTGATGCCTTAGCTG GAAGATTGGGTTCAAACACAAAGCAAACAGGGAAGATTCTGATTAATGGTCGGAAAGAAGCACTCGCTTATGGAACATCG GCATACGTAACACATGATGATGCCGTATTAGCAACACTGACAGTTGGAGAAGCAGTGAACTACTCAGCACAGCTTCAATTTCCAAACTCAATGTcgaagagagagaaggaagagagagCAATCTCTACAATCACCCAAATGGGTCTGCAAGATGCCACCAACACAATGATTGGAGGGTGTTTGTCGAAAGGCCTCAGTGAAGGACAAAAGAGGAGACTCAGCATTTGCATTCAGATTCTCACCAGCCCAAGTCTTCTCCTTCTTGATGAACCAACTAGTGGACTTGATAGTGCTGCTTCCTACTATGTCATGACTAGAATTGCAAGTCTAAAGGCAAGAGATGGCATCAAAAGAACCATTGTTGCATCCATTCATCAACCTAGTAGTCAGCTTTTTCAACTCTTTCAAGACCTTTGCCTTCTCTCTTGCGGTGAGACTGTATATTTTGGCCCAACTTCTGCAGCTACAAAG TTTTTTGCTTCACGTGGCTTTCCTTGTCCACCTCTCCACAACCCTGCTGACCATTTCTTGAGGATCATAAACAAGGATTTCAAAATG GTCGAAGAAGACTGTTTCCACATaggaatgaagaatgaagataccGTTAAGATCCTTGTGAAGTTTTATTCATCATGTAAAATTAATAAGCAAGTTCGGAAGGAAGTAGCAACAATATGTGAAAAA GAATATGGTTTTGTGGAGAGGAAAAGAAGACAAGCTTCGTTTATAACTCAGTGCAACATTCTTTTGAGAAGATCTTCGCTACACTTATTTCGTGATGTAAGCAATTACTGGTTACGCATAGCAATCTTTACCATAGCAGCTGTAAGTCTGGGCACTATCTTCTTAGATGTCACTTCAAGTGATGCATCAATTCAG GCTAGAGGATCTCTGGTCTCTTTTGTTGCATCAGTCCTAACTTTCATAACCCTTCTTGGTGGATTCCCCCCATTTGTGGAGCAAATGAAGGTAAAGAATTGCTCTCAAACAATGTag
- the LOC107481789 gene encoding 7-deoxyloganetin glucosyltransferase-like, whose translation MDAAIRPHVVCVPIPAQGHINPMLKLAKLLHLSGFYVTFVHTQFNFDRLLKSRGLTSLKGLQNFRFDTISDGLPEGNQRGILDLPQLCTTIPVEGLFSFRKLIASLVSPNHDDVPPVTCIVSDGAMWFTLKVAQEFHIPHFVFFTPSACGMLGYINFEEIRKRGYFPLKDEKNLLDGYLDTEVDWIPAMKGARLKDLPTFLRTTNPSDVMFNYNIVKVNTAMHAKGVILNTFEDLESEVLDAIRAKYSNVYSIGPLSMLYKQLSNSNTQLESVDLNLWKEDSKCLKWLDKRDRGSVVYVNFGSLVIMTPKQLSEFAWGLVNSKYHFLWVIRPNLVHDNNNNNNGDGKLSDEYVNVIERCERGLVLGWCQQEKVLCHASIGGFLTHCGWNSTLESICEGVPMACWPFFAEQQTNSFYACKKWGIGMEIECDVKREQVEGLVRELMEGQRGKEMRDKAMEWKHKAEAATSIGGSSYNNYSSLLLQLKGQ comes from the exons ATGGATGCAGCAATTAGGCCTCATGTGGTTTGTGTTCCTATTCCAGCACAAGGCCACATAAACCCAATGCTAAAGCTAGCAAAACTCCTTCACCTCAGTGGCTTCTATGTCACCTTTGTCCACACACAATTCAACTTTGACCGCTTGCTCAAATCAAGAGGCCTAACCTCTCTAAAGGGTCTCCAAAATTTCAGGTTTGACACCATATCTGATGGTTTGCCTGAGGGAAACCAAAGAGGGATACTTGACCTCCCACAACTGTGCACAACAATTCCTGTTGAAGGCTTGTTTTCTTTCAGAAAACTCATTGCAAGCCTTGTTTCTCCAAACCATGATGATGTGCCTCCTGTTACTTGCATAGTTTCTGATGGTGCTATGTGGTTCACTTTGAAAGTTGCTCAAGAGTTCCACATCCCtcactttgtgtttttcactccTAGTGCCTGTGGCATGCTGGGATACATTAACTTTGAAGAGATTCGGAAAAGAGGTTATTTCCCATTGAAAG ATGAGAAGAATCTGCTTGATGGATATCTTGATACTGAAGTTGATTGGATTCCAGCAATGAAAGGAGCAAGACTAAAAGACCTTCCCACATTTCTTAGGACTACTAATCCTTCTGACGTAATGTTCAATTACAACATAGTAAAAGTGAACACTGCTATGCATGCCAAAGGGGTTATCCTTAACACCTTTGAAGACTTGGAATCAGAGGTTTTGGATGCCATCAGAGCCAAATACTCCAATGTCTACTCCATTGGTCCATTATCAATGCTATACAAACAGCTCTCAAACTCAAATACTCAATTGGAGTCAGTTGATCTGAATCTGTGGAAGGAAGACAGCAAATGCTTGAAATGGTTGGATAAAAGAGACAGAGGTTCTGTTGTGTATGTGAACTTTGGTAGCTTAGTGATTATGACACCAAAGCAACTAAGTGAATTTGCTTGGGGTTTGGTTAATAGCAAGTACCATTTCTTGTGGGTCATAAGGCCTAATCTTGTgcatgataataataataataataatggtgatGGGAAATTAAGTGATGAATATGTGAATGTGATTGAAAGATGTGAGAGGGGATTGGTATTGGGGTGGTGCCAACAAGAGAAAGTTCTGTGTCATGCATCAATTGGCGGATTTCTAACACATTGTGGGTGGAACTCAACATTGGAGAGCATATGTGAGGGAGTTCCAATGGCATGTTGGCCTTTCTTTGCAGAACAACAAACAAACAGCTTCTATGCATGCAAGAAATGGGGGATTGGGATGGAGATTGAGTGTGATGTTAAGAGAGAGCAGGTTGAGGGGCTTGTGAGGGAACTCATGGAGGGGCAAAGAGGGAAAGAAATGAGGGACAAGGCCATGGAGTGGAAGCACAAGGCTGAAGCAGCCACATCAATTGGTGGTTCCTCTTACAATAACTACAGCAGCTTGCTTTTGCAATTGAAAGGCCAATAA